The sequence CCGCGTCCGAGTACTTCACGAACATCACCTTGCGGGTGAAGAAGTACCGGCACTCGACCCCGATGCCGAGGTCGGGGTTGAGCTGCTGCTCGTTGGGCAGCACGATGCCCACGCCGACCGAGAGGCCGCTCGCGTGCGCCCCCTTGTTGGCGGCGCCCATCGCGCCGGGACCGCCGCCCGTGATCACGGCGAATCCCTTCGCGACCAGCGCGGCGCCGATGCCGACGCCGAGCTCGTACTCCTCCGTGCCGGGCTCGGTGCGGGCACTGCCGAACACGGTGACCGCCGGCTGGCCGATGCCGTCGAGGGCCCGGAAGCCCTTCTCGAACTCGGCCTGCGCCCGCCGGCCCAGGAACGAGCTGGGCTCGACCAGGGCGGGCTCGGGGGCGCCGGAGGTGGTCAGGTGAAGGCCGTGCCTCTCAGCCGAACCGGCTGAGGGAGAAATCGGTTCTGTCATCTCTTTTCTCCGTTGAAGCTCCTTGCGCCGTCCGAGACGTCGCAAGTGCACCCGAATCTCGGGCACGCTCTTGATCGTCCGATGCTGCGGGCCGGCCGCAACCCCCGATGGCGGACGAGTTCCGGCGGTCGAGGACCCGCGGTGCGCGCCGCGCTGACCTGCGTGCGCACCGCGATGATCAGTGCGCGCACCGGCCTGGAGGCGTCGCCCGTCGGGGCACGCCCGACCATTGCCAAAGGTCGCCGGTCCTGGACTGTCCTGACTGCGGCACAGTGCCGCGAGATATCCGACAAACAAGAAGAAGAGGGAGTGAAGCAGCGATGAACGCTGCCCCGAATAAGCCCAAAAAACCATGCGACGGTCATTCTGTCGCCGTCATCGTCACCGATCCGCAGCTGGGTGTGCTGATCGGCGACATTTCCGACGGCCGCGGCGCGTCCGGCGTGGGCGGGCATGTCACCGACGACTTCGCCGACTTCGACGAAGCGGCGCACGGAGAGGTCCGCGAAGAAACGGGCCTGATCGTCACATCGCTGCGACCGCTGTTCGAAGAGCCGGTGTGGCGTTCCAACCCGTGCAAGCGCGGGGACGGCCCGTTCGGACTCGGCCACTTCTGGCAGCTGTACGTTGCCGAGGTGGAAGGGTGCCTCACCCCTGATCGGGGCTCGTTCCACAACGTGCGATGGGTCTCCAAGACCCAGTTGCAGGAACTGGCCCAGCGCACCCTGCAGCGCGTCAGGAACGAGCTCACCGACGAAGAGTGGGCCAGCAAGCCCGGTCTCACGTTCTCCTGGGTCCGGTGGCTCGTCGAGGCCGACCTGATCGAGATGGCCGAACCGGAGCTGCAGGAGATCGAGGAGTTCATGCTCACGGACGAGACCAACCGTCCCAACACCGCCCGGGAATCAACCAGGTGAAAACTGCCTGAGAAGCGCCTGGGTGAAACCTGCCCGGGGACCGGTCGGCAGCTGAGCTGCCGACCGGTCCTCGGGACCTGTGCAGTGCCCTGTTGCGCTGCGGGCGGCCGTCTCTCCGGGTGGATCAGCACCGCTGATCCGCTTCTTGCGGACCGACGGCACCAGGACGACGTTCAGCCCGTTCTCGCGGGCCTCACTGCGAGAACGGGCTGATTCGTGTCAGGGCAAGCGTGCGAAGAAGTCTGCGGGGCCTGCGGGGCGGACTCGCGCCGTGGACGGGGTTCCCGGGCCGGACGGTGAGTCCGTGGCCGGCGGGATCTCCCTGTTCGGACGGTGGGTCCTGGCCCTGCGGTCGAGCGCAGCGGGCAGTACTTCTCCGTCCGGACCTCGGTTAGCGGGTCTCCCGGTGCGGACGGTGCGTCCGGCAGTTGGGGCAGTACTTCTTGATCTCCAGGCGGTCCGGGTCGTTGCGCCGGTTCTTCCGCGTGATGTAGTTGCGGTGCTTGCACTCCTGGCAGGCCAGCGTGATCTTCGGCCGGACGTCGGTGGCAGCCACGATGGAGTGCCTTTCTGAGCTAGGGACATGGACTTTCGGACCTCGGCCGTCCCGGGGGACGGCCGGCGATTCGACCCAGCCTGCTCACCCCCGTCGAGGGGTGAGAGACCTGGGTAGTAGCGAGGGCCGGACTTGAACCGGCGACACAGCGATTATGAGCCGCTTGCTCTGCCTGACTGAGCTACCCCGCCGTGATGGTCGGTGTGGACCGGATTGCCAGGATACCGGATGCGCACCGAGCCCTGGGAACACGAGAACCCGGATGAGCATCGGGGAACCGGTTCCGCGGGCTCCGCGGGACCGTCCCCCAGGTTACCGGGTGCACCGATGAGCTGCGAAACGTCCTGCTAGAACCGGTGGGACGGTACCACAGGCCCAGGTATGGAGCGAATCAGGACGGTCGGCGCCGCGAACCGGCGGCGGCCGTGCCCCCGGTACGACGAAGGCCGCCGTCCGGAGTGCGGATGGCGGCCGGGATGTCGTGAGCCCCTTTACGGAATCGAACCGTAGACCTTCTCCTTACCATGGAGACGCTCTGCCGACTGAGCTAAAGGGGCCTGCGTCGTTCGCGCAGTGAAACCATACACGGCCTGGGCGCGTGGTGCGAACCAGATTCCCGCGACGGTGTCCGCGCTGGTCAGCGCAGCAGGTTGCGGGCGATGACGAGCTGCTGGATCTGGCTCGTCCCCTCGTAGATGCGGAAGAGGCGGACGTCGCGGTAGAAGCGCTCGACGGCGACGCCGCGCATGTAGCCCATGCCCCCGTAGACCTGGACGGCGCGGTCGGCGACCCGTCCGACCATCTCCGAGCAGTAGTACTTGGCGCAGGACGGGCCGAGCTTGGTGTCCTCGCCGGCGTCGTAG is a genomic window of Actinomadura citrea containing:
- a CDS encoding TIGR00730 family Rossman fold protein, whose product is MTEPISPSAGSAERHGLHLTTSGAPEPALVEPSSFLGRRAQAEFEKGFRALDGIGQPAVTVFGSARTEPGTEEYELGVGIGAALVAKGFAVITGGGPGAMGAANKGAHASGLSVGVGIVLPNEQQLNPDLGIGVECRYFFTRKVMFVKYSDAVVVLPGGFGSLDELFEVLTLVQTRKIPWRPIVLVGRKYWGGLDAWIRETMLPSGKISPGDPDLYRLVDTVDEVMDLMPEHAVSQDGVK
- a CDS encoding NUDIX hydrolase codes for the protein MNAAPNKPKKPCDGHSVAVIVTDPQLGVLIGDISDGRGASGVGGHVTDDFADFDEAAHGEVREETGLIVTSLRPLFEEPVWRSNPCKRGDGPFGLGHFWQLYVAEVEGCLTPDRGSFHNVRWVSKTQLQELAQRTLQRVRNELTDEEWASKPGLTFSWVRWLVEADLIEMAEPELQEIEEFMLTDETNRPNTARESTR
- the rpmG gene encoding 50S ribosomal protein L33, whose product is MAATDVRPKITLACQECKHRNYITRKNRRNDPDRLEIKKYCPNCRTHRPHRETR